A window of Silene latifolia isolate original U9 population unplaced genomic scaffold, ASM4854445v1 scaffold_57, whole genome shotgun sequence genomic DNA:
CCGCAAGTGAAGAAGTCTGCAAAAAGCAAAACAAAGAACACAAGAAATAGATCAGCAGTATGTTGTACATGTAAGTAACTGTCATATTGTATACAATGAGTAATGATATTATTTAGAGGTACAGGTGATATTCTTTCACAACAAGACAAAATTGGATGATAATAAGTAGTTTATATTTGTGAAACTATTTCATATACAGCATGATATTATTTAGAGGtgcatgtgatattgtttctcaaaaAACACACAAATTAAAAATCAATCATAATGAAATAATGAATTTAGTTAGCAAAAACACTTACATCAGATTCATTATCATCACCCGAGTGCTCAGATGTCTCAAGAAACTGGATTAGGCGATTGCGTTTATCATgatgtgccatttgtttacaatTATTGCAAAACCTTTTCGGCTTTTGTGCCTTTTCAATGGACATTTCTTTCTTAGAGGTCAACCTCTTGCCACTACCCTTGTTTTTGCATTTAACTGGTGGTAATATCTGAACCTCATCTGAACACTTAACCCCAAGAAGCATCTCTAACTCTTGTTGTTTGGTCATTGTTTTAGGGCCGGGCTTGAATTTCTGTCTAAATGCCTTGATAAATCGTCATTCGATTACGTGATTTTCAGCAGAGATTTTATCAGAGACAGTGTTGAgtagaactcgaccaaacatttGAAATCTGCAGACTTACTCACATCCGAGGAATCAAAATCGCGATCAACCGCCTGTGCACATCATAAAGAGGCATCTTCTTGGTGTTCTTTGTCCACCTACTCAAAAGGTACTGTTCAGGTATCTTCCTAACCCCTTTACCTGATAAAATCCAAATAATGTGTTTGCAGATGTATCCCTTCCTCTCAAACATCttacatgaacattttgcatcaAAAGTTGTGGGATTAAATGCTACAGTATACGTAGTACGCAATATTGCATCTTCAACATCAAGAAACCTTGTAGTGGAATCCCTTGAAGAATCTCCAGCGCTACATGAATTCAAAGAAGAGACACACTGCTTTTGGAATTCATAAAAGAGTGCGTGTGTGTACACAGTGGATGCATGAATCTCAAGATGAAGCATGGTTTTGGTTACAGGTAGAGAGAGATCACTGTCTCTATCAAGGGACTTTTGGGTGTATCTTTGCTGATCCATAGCACTTTGGAAGCGCAACCAAAATTCCACAAGTGTGCCGCGAGGATTCTCGAACCGCTTGAAGAAGCTGTTCATGCTCTCAGAACGTTGGGTTGTTCTGAGAAGACAACCAAGAGGAATGTCACGATAATAAGCCGGAATCCAACGTTGCCTCTTGTTAAACATATATGTCAACCATCCATTATCTTCCAGATGAAACTCCTCGATCAATGCAGACCATTTCTCTTCAAAATCAAAAGGCTCTAGGTCAGAATCCCAGACAATAGAATTCATACGGCTTACAAAATCTGTCTCTTTGGTCACTGTCGTGCctaccttttcaggtaatttcttcatgatgtgccacatgcaataaCGGTGGGCAGCAGACTTAAAAACAGCAGGCACTGCAATTTTCATTGCCGGGCATTGGTCGGTAAATAAACAATTGGGTTCCTTTCCACCCATACATTCTAAGAATTTCTGAAAAACCCAAATGAAATGCTGGTCGTTCTCCCGACCCAAAAGTGAAGCAGCAAAGGTGACCGACTTCTTGTGGTGATCAACACCAGTAAAAGGACAGAATTTCATGTCATACCTATTGGTTGAATAGGTTGGGTCAAATGTCATCACCTCACCATATAGTGAGTAGTTTCGACGTGCCTCTGCGTCAGCCCAAATAACACGAACCAAACACTTATTCGCATCAACCTCATATGCAAAATAAAACCCTGGCCTAGTTTCAGAAAGCACTTCAAGCTGATTTATGAACATTTGAGCATCCCGCTGCCCGATAAAACATTTGACTTCCCTACCAAAATTTTTAAAGTCGGTCAAACAAGCTCCCACATTTTGATaaccatcaacatactccttatAAGACCTGAAAGTAGTCGTTGGGCCGATATTCACCTTGCAATTGTCAATGATTGTTTGTTTTTGATGTAAATTAAGGTGTCTAGATTTGTTCTGAAATTCTTTATACTTTAGTGGACAAAGAAGGTGATTATGGGCAGCATGAAACTGATCAACAACAAAAAGTGGGACTTTAACTTGGTCAATTTCTTTGAGGACAAATCTGAATAAAATCTTGGCCTTACAACCAATCCTAGTAATCTTGGTCTTCTTAGGATCATATGGTTTGATCCTTTTCTCCTCTTCACCATTAGATGGTAACACTTTCGGCTGAGTACCCCTAAACCCTTCTCTATTACGACATAATCGGTTTTGTCTTTATATCACCACTACCACGAAATCTTTTAATTGAAGACTTTCTTGGTTCAAATCATAGCGTCCGCATAAGTTTCATAAAATTCGATACACTCATCTAAGGTAGCAAAACTTTGTCCTATTCTAGGTGTAAATTGAGTGGCAACATTCCGTATCCACTCCTCAGAACCTCCAGGGGTGACAATCAAAGAAAGGTGATTTCCACCATGCACATCATCAGCTTGTATGCATTGTGGAGTACAAGCAGGGACAATAGAAGCAGAAGAAGTCTCTTCAAAACAGGGTGATGGAACAAATTCTAGTAGGAAAAAGTTAATTAGAATAAATCAGCCTGTGATATTATTAAGGATAACATGTGATACTATTAAGCATACCAGATGATACTGATGATACTGATGTACATAAAACATGTATTGTTAGATATAAATGTACACAAGCATATATTGTTAGATATTCTAGTGTATGATACTATTGTGAAGGATATGTGATATTGTCAAAAAGAAATGGTGATACGCTAAATAGGTAAACATATAGTATAACATCACTATAATTTAAACTAGGATACTGTGAACAGTACGAGTGATACTAATGAAGGTATGTTGTGATATTAAACTAAATGAAGTAGTAAACAAAATTAGGTCAAACCACAACAATAAGGTTAGGCAGAGAATTGTTAACATGTAAATCTGAATAAAAGCATGcaaaaaacaaaacaatcatTGACAATTGAATGCAAAACAGTACGCAAAAAGAGAAGACGAAATAAAGCGATAATTGTAATAGTGATGAGCAATATATACATGAGATGATCAAGCTGATAAAAGTAAGGAAACATGACTGAAATtcacatattcaaacaaaaaaaacactaaatcagGTAAGACGAGATGattgaaacataaattaaaacggagAACAGATTACAATTAAACAACAgttaattaaaactcaaaaaaatacaaaaattaaagTAATCATACATGAAGAAATACCTGACATTGCAGTACGGTAGACGGAGAAAATAAAACCGATTAGATTGAGTGCAAAATCCAAACGATGTTGAAGAGCTGAAGAATTCAAGCGATTGATTGTAAAATTGAAGCAATTGATTGTAAAATCGACGACTTAAGAGTCAAGAACAAATCGAGGCGGctgatttttagagagagagaagaaagagggaaaaagaaattgaatgagaaaaagacaggaggagggagtatatataataAATTTGTGAAAAGACAATCCTACCCTTCCTATAGCGCGCAGATCTCAGCCATCCGTGGCTATAATCGACTATTTGGAAGTgagactcacggactcaaaaattgaaggtggactcatgtgatcctaattctatatatatatatatatatatatatatatatatatatatatatatatatatatatatatatatatatatatatatatatatatatatatatatatatatagagagagagagagagagagagattggatttggtgattttggttcttagagttgggggaatctcagccactagattatattagagatgagtggccaagatcaaatcttacatgtcatataaaaccattgtcatttacttattttctcttttttctaatgttacttttttttttactttaattttttttctcttttttacctcgtgttattttgcttttttttaccactttgatttttgttttctcttatgtttttctttaatttactcattatgttacctttttttctttttctttttgtaccgggttttttttttgcttgaaattttttttactcttattttttttacctcgtgttattacgctattattgtcctttttttttacctggattttttttacgactttgatttttttctctcttttttttttaccacatgttattgtgctgttattgttattccgctgtaattgtgatgttattctgctgttactttgattttttttacgattttgattttttttctctttttttaccatatgttattgtgctgttattgttattccgctgttattgtgatgttattctcattCATTCTTGTgaattttttacgactttgattttttttccctttttttttaccacgtgttattgtgctgttattctactgttattctgctgttattgtgatgttattccggtgtcactttttttttactactttgattgtttttactactttgatgttattgtgatgttattccggcgccgctttgattttttttacgtctttgattttttttctttttttttttaccacgtgttattgtgccgttattctactgttattctgctgttattgtgatgttattccggtgtcactttgattttttttactactttgattttttttacttttttgttttaatcgcatgttattgtgctgttattctggtgttattgtgatgtaattccggtgccactttgagtattttttacgactttgatttttttactctttttaccacgtgttattgtgctgttattctggtattTTTTcgatgttattctggtgttattgtactgttacgccagtgttattgtgttgttatggCGGTGTTATTCTAATTTATTGACAAACTAAATGCATTTTCAAGCACCACCAGGTGCCATCACCAATTCTTTTTCTGCCCACGAATGCAATGCAAGCCCGAAAACCCGACATAAAACTCACTTGAACCAGCTCCACCTCACCATTCCATCACCACCTCCATTTTCAAGCACCACCAGGTGCCATCACCAACAACACCAGCAGCAACCCATCAGGCACCTCAACTGCCGCTGCCAAGTATCAACAACCTCAATCATCGACAACCACAGAGACCAAACAACAACACCACAAACCGATCCCTGCCTCTCCTCTTTCACCATCACTTTGCTCACCTCCATTAAACCACCAAAGTCGACACCACCAACC
This region includes:
- the LOC141639775 gene encoding protein FAR1-RELATED SEQUENCE 5-like yields the protein MSVSSVSSETSSASIVPACTPQCIQADDVHGGNHLSLIVTPGGSEEWIRNVATQFTPRIGQSFATLDEEGFRGTQPKVLPSNGEEEKRIKPYDPKKTKITRIGCKAKILFRFVLKEIDQVKVPLFVVDQFHAAHNHLLCPLKYKEFQNKSRHLNLHQKQTIIDNCKVNIGPTTTFRSYKEYVDGYQNVGACLTDFKNFGREVKCFIGQRDAQMFINQLEVLSETRPGFYFAYEVDANKCLVRVIWADAEARRNYSLYGEVMTFDPTYSTNRYDMKFCPFTGVDHHKKSVTFAASLLGRENDQHFIWVFQKFLECMGGKEPNCLFTDQCPAMKIAVPAVFKSAAHRYCMWHIMKKLPEKVGTTVTKETDFVSRMNSIVWDSDLEPFDFEEKWSALIEEFHLEDNGWLTYMFNKRQRWIPAYYRDIPLGCLLRTTQRSESMNSFFKRFENPRGTLVEFWLRFQSAMDQQRYTQKSLDRDSDLSLPVTKTMLHLEIHASTVYTHALFYEFQKQCVSSLNSCSAGDSSRDSTTRFLDVEDAILRTTYTVAFNPTTFDAKCSCKMFERKGYICKHIIWILSGKGVRKIPEQYLLSRWTKNTKKMPLYDVHRRLIAILIPRM